Proteins from one Podospora pseudoanserina strain CBS 124.78 chromosome 1, whole genome shotgun sequence genomic window:
- the MIH1 gene encoding m-phase inducer phosphatase (EggNog:ENOG503NX7V; COG:D; BUSCO:EOG09262FE3), translating to METSSPLAAIRPAPPTFGQSNLFGPPLGPSPLGPGSMNIFQRQNPEYFNIKAVRGSSPAASLAADLSQNFKLNEASSPMFPTPRRALFTTATMMDGFKSREYLTTPPLAPSSSPGNVDMMDMSPLPQKGAFAGHVEVPSPTPSIPMSDDIMMESPIPQKTVMDTSKAVGAEARRKLGLMRPSLSRAKGYTTGAIPGRSNGDNQFPSLKLGGEVQLGSSPSTSMSLSECFQDSPPQQRRSLSANSPCMIMASNRPRPQFNLPGLSGVRNGSPISHSRKSSNPAGRPRRWTTRRSLSMFESAEEIMKPKEPDAALPEIEETQEPLLPHFMPEDEQDNIPRITRDTMLEVLDGKYSDQYQHKMIVDCRFEYEYEGGHIDGAINYNDKDLLADHLFRTPMPGRTLLIFHCEYSAHRAPLMARHIRSEDRQLNQEAYPRLTYPDVYILDGGYSGFFSEHQERCYPRAYVEMGAAGHEKTCERLMGRLKQQRKGLGRAQTYAFGDRIQDSPTAPGRAISRDCEFADLGQSPLGADRGPPRRMVSF from the exons ATGGAGACCTCTTCACCGTTGGCCGCCATCCGGCCGGCGCCTCCCACGTTTGGCCAGTCGAACTTGTTTGGTCCGCCCTTGGGTCCCAGCCCCTTGGGTCCTGGGTCTATGAATATCTTCCAACGTCAGAACCCTGAATACTTTAACATCAAGGCCGTCCGAGGCTCTTCTCCCGCGGCCTCGTTGGCGGCGGACCTGTCACAAAACTTTAAGCTCAATGAAGCCAG TAGCCCCATGTTTCCGACGCCGCGTCGCGCCCTATTTACCACGGCCACCATGATGGACGGATTCAAGTCTCGTG AATATCTTACCACGCCTCCATTGGCACCATCGTCGTCGCCTGGTAATGTCGACATGATGGACATGTCACCATTGCCGCAGAAGGGTGCCTTTGCGGGCCATGTCGAAGtgccatctccaacaccgAGTATTCCTATGAGTGATGATATCATGATGGAGTCTCCCATCCCACAAAAGACTGTTATGGATACATCCAAGGCCGTTGGTGCCGA AGCCCGCAGAAAGCTTGGTTTGATGCGGCCATCTCTCAGCCGTGCCAAAGGTTACACTACGGGGGCCATCCCGGGTCGTTCCAATGGTGATAACCAGTTCCCCTCCCTAAAGCTCGGGGGTGAGGTACAGCTCGGCTCCTCCCCTTCGACCTCGATGTCGCTGAGCGAATGTTTTCAGGACTCGCCTCCTCAACAGAGGCGGTCCCTCAGTGCTAATAGCCCTTGCATGATCATGGCAAGCAATCGCCCAAGGCCCCAGTTCAACTTGCCTGGTCTTAGCGGTGTCCGGAACGGATCACCAATCAGCCACTCTCGCAAGTCTTCGAATCCTGCCGGCCGGCCGCGGAGGTGGACGACTCGTCGCTCACTGAGCATGTTTGAAAGCGCCGAGGAGATTATGAAACCCAAGGAGCCTGACGCTGCTCTGCCCGAAATCGAGGAAACCCAGGAGCCACTGCTACCACATTTCATGCCCGAAGATGAACAAGATAACATTCCTCGCATTACCCGCGACACCATGCTTGAAGTGTTGGACGGCAAATACAGCGACCAGTACCAACACAAGATGATCGTCGACTGTCGCTTCGAGTACGAATATGAAGGTGGTCACATTGATGGCGCCATCAACTACAATGATAAGGATCTTCTGGCAGACCATCTGTTTCGCACTCCCATGCCAGGGCGCACCCTTCTCATCTTTCACTGCGAATACTCTGCTCACCGTGCTCCGCTCATGGCTCGCCATATCCGTTCCGAGGACCGACAACTGAACCAGGAGGCTTACCCGAGACTCACATACCCTGATGTTTACATTCTGGACGGGGGGTATAGTGGTTTCTTCTCTGAACACCAAGAACGCTGCTACCCTCGGGCGTATGTTGAGATGGGCGCCGCTGGGCACGAGAAGACTTGCGAGCGGCTGATGGGCCGCTTAAAGCAGCAGCGCAAAGGGCTGGGTCGTGCGCAAACGTATGCATTTGGTGATCGGATCCAGGATTCGCCAACTGCGCCAGGTCGTGCCATCAGCCGTGATTGTGAGTTTGCGGACCTTGGGCAATCGCCACTTGGAGCGGATCGTGGGCCTCCACGACGGATGGTCTCTTTCTAA